In Chiroxiphia lanceolata isolate bChiLan1 chromosome 11, bChiLan1.pri, whole genome shotgun sequence, the genomic window TCCACCCGCAgctgggggacagggggcaCGGCTCAGCTGGCTGGCACATGGCACCCCCCGCACCCCTGGAGCAGTGCCCTGCCCTACCTCTTTCCGCCGGTCGCTGTTgtccttctgcagcagccacTTGACGCTGGCCTGGGGCGAGCGGGGCTGGCACTCCAGGAAGGCAGTGCTGCCCTCCACCCCGTACTGCACGGCCTCCACTGCATTCTTGTTGGCTGCAGGGGGCAGCCAGGTTATGCGTCTCCAGACCCACACCACTCTAcactcctgccctgcccactgATCCTCCAAGGGAGAGCTCCCATCCACCTCCAGCCACACACCTGCTGggtgtccatccatccatccatccatccatccatccatccattcatccatcccCCCTCATGTTCATCTTCCTCTGAAGTATCCATACACACATGCATTCATTTATGCACCCATCATTTGCAGTCATCCTTCTCTCCACTGtatccattcatccatccatccacccattcAAATCTGTTCAATCTCCTCCCCAACATATCCATCTATCCATGCACGTTCCACCCCCAATGTATTAATTTATCCATCTATGTTCATTCTACTCCCTAATGTgtcccatccatccatccaccaaCACCATCTGTGTTCATCCTCACCCCAACGTATCCCATGTTTGCCTGCCTCCCCAATATATCTATCCACTCATCCACCCGCCCACCCAACCATCCATGTATCTTCCCATATATCCACCCACAAAATCATCAACccacccctgtgtcccctgccTCCTGTCCTCTGCCCTCaacctcccctcccagctgccccTCATGCTGTGGGGCCATGCCCCACACCTCCCTCACCATTGGAGTTGTAGCCACGGCACTGCCGGATGGGGTTGCCGTGCCTGACGTCCTGCCGCCGGCTCCGCCTGTGGGGAGGCAGGAAGTGAGAGGGGGAGCCTGCAGCTGGgggtccctccctgctgctgtccccCGGCCCCCCATACCTCTTGGAGGAGGCGGAGTAGCGGGTGCAGGCGCTGCCGTCCCAGGCGCAGTAGGGGTCCCGCGCCAGGCAGCAGTCGGCACAGGCCTCCCCGTACACGTCGCAGCGGTGCAGGGCCAGGTGGGTCACGCCTACGGCCGAGGACACATACAGCTGTTGCTGTTGGGGACAGAGAGCACAGGGTGAGATGATTCCTCATCCCCACCCTGCAAGGACCCCTGTGagtctcctgctccagcacagtggtgatgctgggcagtgctgtggctgGGCCCGTGATGGGATCCGCCcacccagccccctgccatgtgcTGTGACTCACCCTCTTGGACGAGATGGTCATTGTCTTGATGGGTGCTGGCACCTGGACAGGGTGGGAGTGAAGAAGATGGAGGGGTGACAGCTTGGACTgaagctgcagccctggggtgggTAACTCAGACCCATCACAGGCAGTTGGAGCAGGGGTAGGCAGGAGGAGATGTGAgggggcagcaggcaggagggtCAATGCTTGGAGTCCCTCCAGAGTTGGCCAAGGGGTGGTTGGTGTCCCATGGGGCTTACTGATGTCCCAGAGGGCTGGCTGGTGTCCCAAAGGGCTGGTTGGCTGGGTCAAAAACACTCATCAGAGGGTGCAGGACAGGTCAGCCCTTACCTTGAACACCTCAATCTCTTCCAGCATTAGCTCCTCTGTCTCCATGTCATCCCGGGGGAGCACGATGACCTTCTGCACGGTGCCCCGATCTGCAAGACACCACGGTGCCCAGGGGCTCAGTGCCACCTCTGGGCACCTGTGCCCTCCCTGTCTGGGAGGGGGGTCCCTGCTGAGACTGGGGGTAGGAAGGATCCCCCAAGCCCATCCCCATCTCTCTCCTGCTGTGGCAGGTTACTGTGCCTGGGGTGCAGTGTTACCAGCTCAGGTCACCACCTGTGGCTAGGGACTGCCACTACCCAGGGCAGCATAGGGACAGTAGCCAGGGAAGGACTACGACAGATCATGGGGGCTCTGGGATATGTGTTAAGAGAGGGGGAAGCACTGGGCTGGATGATGATGTGCCCAGGATGGGCACTAGGGTCTGGGAAGGACAGGGCTGGATGCCAGTGCTTCTAGGATGGGCAAGTGGGCAGGGGAGGCACAAGGCTGGATGATGGTGGGCTTAGCATGGGCAACAGGAAGCATGTAGGATAGGTGCTGGGATCAGGAATAGGGTTAGGCTGGATGATGAGACCCCTGGGATGGGCACCAGGGCAGGTAGAGGATCAAGCTGGATCCCTAGAACGGGAGGTATCATGCTGGATCATTGACTTCAAGGATGGGAACTGGGCTAAAGGAAGGACCAGACTGGGTGGTTCGGTCCATAGGATGGGCACCGGGGCAGGGGAAGGACCAGGCCGGAGCATTGAGGAGGGGCAGGGATCTCGGGGGGGAGGGTGGTCTCAGCCCCTCACCCCACTCTATCGTGGTGGAGGGCACCGTGCTCTGGCCAGCCCTGGTGGTGCCCGTGCCCTCCGGGGCCGCGCCGGAGCATGCTGCGTTCCCCGCGGTGCGCGGCGTGGGTACCTGTGCCCAGGAAAAGCACCTCATAGCGCCCGTCTGCCGCGTCCACCTGGTCCACGGCCACGGTGGTGAAGCGGTAGTTGACGTTGGTGCGGACCACCAGCGGCTGGCGGTGCGTGGGGTACACGGCGTGGTACATCAGCGGGTGTGAGCGCATGAAGTTGATCACTTCATCAGGGTAGTCCTTGGTTGACTTCATGGATGGGGTGAAGGTCCCCCCAGGGCACTGTGGCACAACCATATTCAGGTGCGGGTCTGAGGGTTCCAGCTGCCTGTCAGGCGCCAGCTCACCTCCCCATGGGTGCCCAGGGACTACTTACAGTGCCCGGACGGGGATAGGGCATTTTGCCTGTGTAGGGCATCCACTGGTAGTTGGGTCCCTCCTTGTGTGCAAAGGGCCCGTTGAAGACCATGCGGATGTCGGCCATGGAGTAGAcacacacagcagagccctTGAAGACTGACCTGGGAGGAAGGATCTGCTGCCACCCTTCGGCTTGGTGCTGCCTGCCAGCACGGCATCGCTGGGACGCCTGCCAACCCAGCTGGGAccccttcctctgctgcaaTGTGCCAGGAGGGTCAGCACTCACCCCGAAGCAGAGAACACGGCGTAGATAACAGGGTTCTTGGTGTCCTGAGTCTGCTGGATGAAGACGTCCTCTTGGGACAGAAAGATGGAGGTGTCACCATGGGGAAGGTGGGCAGGGGCACCAGGGCATAGGGAGAGCAGCTACCCATGGGAAAATACAGTGAAGGGCAGAaagggtgtccccagccctccccacagTGATCCCTTCTCGCCCACTCACGGAGCTCGTCGAAGTGCGTTTCAATTCCATCGGGTCCCGGCACGGAGCAGACAAGTCGGGCCTTCAGGAAGGTGCTCCACTTGTTCACAAGGCAGCAGTGGCCCCCATCGTCATTCTGCAACAGAGACACCCCTGCGGTCAGCCCTGTGcactccccttcccccttccctgcctgctcccctgCCTGCCTGTTGCTTGCTCCACCTACCAGGCAGATGCGCCCGATGCGGGAATAGACCCCAGGGCTCAGCGGGGCATCGGCTGACTTCTCTCGGAAGAAGAAGTAGAGCTTGTCATCGTTCCTCTCGCTGCTGTCAGGGATGAGCTGGGCACGAACGAAGGCTGGGTCTGGAAAGGCACGACACACCATCAACCCAGCAGCACTCCTGCACCATACCAAGGCAGGATGTTGagccttcctcttctccagcatcATCCTGCTTCTGGCAAAGCACTGCTGTGGTCACAGAGTGAGAGCTGGATCTGAAGAACTGGGTCTCTCTGGTGATCATCAGTGCACCAGGAGGGGCTCGGAGCATCCCTGAGGACCTGGGAGCATTCCCAAGGAACACAGGTTGAAGAGATCCATCAGCTCTATGAGCAGGGTGGTGGGAACCAGTCTTCCCCCCAGAAGGAAACACACAGCATGGAAGCTTCTCAGGAAGCTTCTCCCTGCCATCCATCAGCCAGTGCCCAGCCTGTGCTGACAGCTCCCCCTCTTCGGGTTACCGCCCCGCCGGCTCCCCGGCCTGGCAGGATCATcccatctgctctgctctgtttaCTCAGCTGCCGTCCTGGGGGCAGGGGTGCTCCGAGAGGGGCAGGATGAGCGTTCGGGGTCACCGACTGCAGGCGACATGGTTGACATCTCAGCCCTGCAGAAATCCCTGCATGGACACCGGCAGAGCCAGCCCCACCGGCTGCTACCCAGCAAAGCTCCAGGCATGTCTGTCATTGCCCCACACAGCTATCCCTCTGCTCTTttgcatccatccatccatccatccatccatccatccatccatccatccatccaccatCCGTTtatccatcatccatccatcatcatccacccatccatcaTCCACCCATACATCTTCTGTCCATCCATCCGTCCACCTATCCATCAGTCATCAACTGTCAaccatccatccacccatccatccatccatccacccacccatccacCTGCCCATGCTGGTTGCTGTCTCTGTCTTGGCAGAAGGATGCAGTATGACACGACAGGTGTCATCTCTAGGGCTGGAGCCATGGGGTCCCCAGGGCACCAAGGTCAGCTGACACCTGAACTCACCGTTGAGCCAGCGGGAATTGTACTGGTCTGTCCTCATGGCCGTCTGCTTGCCCATGGTGCGGAAGATGGCTGCGTCCGTGCCCATGAAGTCAATGTACACACCAGCATAGAGCTCTTCATCTGCAGAGGGCAGAGATCAGCCAGGAATGCCCCCCAGTCTCCCATCCACCCACCTTTTCCAACTGCCCCAGGCTTCATCCAGACCCAGACCCAGCTGGTAGTCACCGGGCAACCAAGAGCCACTGCCTGTGGCCATCCCAGAGAGCTCTGGAGATTGGTACTGGCCTGTAACCAGGAATTCCACCTCTGCTGGGCCAGGTGCCCAAGGACTGGGTATCCTGGGTGCCCAGCCATCACTGCTGGGGCAGTAAGGGGTGGCAGGGGCAGGAATCTGACTACTGGAGGATATTTGgacaatgcagaaagatggTGGAAGCAGCTGTTCCATCTTGCCTGCATGTTCCCTCTGCCCAGCGCTGGCAGCACTGGCCCCAGGGAGCCACAGGACTCACTTATTAACGCAGAGACGGTGTCTACTTTGGGGTCGTAGGAACACTTCCCCTTGCCTGACTCCAGCCTGTCTGGCTCCAGGTAGAAGATATAATCCTGGAGAGGTAAGCAAATAGAGGAGCTGATTAGACTTTCACCCCTCCATCCCCGTGGCACCTTCCAAAGCCCACCAGGAGAGGCAGCCTCCTTTGGGATGGTGCCCAGCAGTGAGGATGGATGTGGATGGACCACAGAAGGGGTCTGCAGGTCTTCTGGGAAGCTGAAGCCCCTATGAGTGACTCTTCCAACAATGCTGGGTGCTTCTCCATGCCCTCCACCACTTGGAGACTTGGCTGAGCCACCTGGCTGAAACAGGACATCCATTCCCCAGATCCGGAAAAACGTTCCCCTTTGGCTGCCTCTTCACtccagctggctgtgctgcacatCACTACTTGGCCAGATCCAGGTCACACAGTTC contains:
- the SEMA3F gene encoding semaphorin-3F isoform X2; amino-acid sequence: MPVVGVLLWATLLTLGWRAAHPKDHSLATPRVQLSFKELKATGTAHFFNFLLNSSDYRILLKDEDHDRMYVGSKDYVLSLDLHDINREPLIIHWPASQQRIEECILSGKNSNGECGNFIRLIQPWNRTHLYVCGTGAYNPICAFVNRGRKAQDYIFYLEPDRLESGKGKCSYDPKVDTVSALINEELYAGVYIDFMGTDAAIFRTMGKQTAMRTDQYNSRWLNDPAFVRAQLIPDSSERNDDKLYFFFREKSADAPLSPGVYSRIGRICLNDDGGHCCLVNKWSTFLKARLVCSVPGPDGIETHFDELQDVFIQQTQDTKNPVIYAVFSASGSVFKGSAVCVYSMADIRMVFNGPFAHKEGPNYQWMPYTGKMPYPRPGTCPGGTFTPSMKSTKDYPDEVINFMRSHPLMYHAVYPTHRQPLVVRTNVNYRFTTVAVDQVDAADGRYEVLFLGTDRGTVQKVIVLPRDDMETEELMLEEIEVFKVPAPIKTMTISSKRQQLYVSSAVGVTHLALHRCDVYGEACADCCLARDPYCAWDGSACTRYSASSKRRSRRQDVRHGNPIRQCRGYNSNANKNAVEAVQYGVEGSTAFLECQPRSPQASVKWLLQKDNSDRRKELRVEGRVLRTEQGLLLRALQLGDSGLYSCTATENNFKHTVTKVQLRVLSSRAVHAVLVQAETPPGLPGAPTPRYQDLLQLLTQPEMGLLDQYCQGYWRHTAASPPQPLAGLKAKEQQDQKKPRNRRNHQPEAYGHT
- the SEMA3F gene encoding semaphorin-3F isoform X1, which produces MPVVGVLLWATLLTLGWRAAHPKDHSLATPRVQLSFKELKATGTAHFFNFLLNSSDYRILLKDEDHDRMYVGSKDYVLSLDLHDINREPLIIHWPASQQRIEECILSGKNSNGECGNFIRLIQPWNRTHLYVCGTGAYNPICAFVNRGRKAQGFPPSQPGGRESRSTDSPLSPRPAQSKDYIFYLEPDRLESGKGKCSYDPKVDTVSALINEELYAGVYIDFMGTDAAIFRTMGKQTAMRTDQYNSRWLNDPAFVRAQLIPDSSERNDDKLYFFFREKSADAPLSPGVYSRIGRICLNDDGGHCCLVNKWSTFLKARLVCSVPGPDGIETHFDELQDVFIQQTQDTKNPVIYAVFSASGSVFKGSAVCVYSMADIRMVFNGPFAHKEGPNYQWMPYTGKMPYPRPGTCPGGTFTPSMKSTKDYPDEVINFMRSHPLMYHAVYPTHRQPLVVRTNVNYRFTTVAVDQVDAADGRYEVLFLGTDRGTVQKVIVLPRDDMETEELMLEEIEVFKVPAPIKTMTISSKRQQLYVSSAVGVTHLALHRCDVYGEACADCCLARDPYCAWDGSACTRYSASSKRRSRRQDVRHGNPIRQCRGYNSNANKNAVEAVQYGVEGSTAFLECQPRSPQASVKWLLQKDNSDRRKELRVEGRVLRTEQGLLLRALQLGDSGLYSCTATENNFKHTVTKVQLRVLSSRAVHAVLVQAETPPGLPGAPTPRYQDLLQLLTQPEMGLLDQYCQGYWRHTAASPPQPLAGLKAKEQQDQKKPRNRRNHQPEAYGHT